Proteins from a single region of Lepus europaeus isolate LE1 chromosome 4, mLepTim1.pri, whole genome shotgun sequence:
- the TMEM74 gene encoding transmembrane protein 74 — MELHCLARKRSQTDLSNAMDWSSGGPPGDPADVAATRAALCCQRHCTSAPRAAGMEGSRLSPSQASPSPSQQDSAALPDSFSPGPFDLGSSQIATERKVCNCCSQELETSFTYVDENVNLEQRNQRSPSAKGSSHPGDLGWGNPNDWSQEAAISLISEDEDDTSSEAVSSGKSVDYGFISAILFLVTGILLVIISYIVPREVTVDPNTVAAREMERLEKESARLGAHLDRCVIAGLCLLTLGGVVLSCLLMMSMWKGELYRRNRFASSKESAKLYGSFNFRMKTSTNENTLELSLVEEDALAVQN, encoded by the coding sequence ATGGAGCTCCACTGCCTTGCTAGGAAGCGCAGCCAGACAGATCTGAGCAATGCCATGGACTGGAGTTCAGGAGGGCCTCCTGGTGACCCAGCAGATGTAGCAGCCACAAGAGCTGCTCTCTGCTGCCAGAGACACTGCACATCTGCACCAAGAGCGGCTGGAATGGAAGGGTCTAGACTTAGCCCCTCTCAAGcatccccttccccctctcaGCAAGACAGTGCTGCCCTGCCAGACTCTTTCTCACCAGGACCTTTTGACTTGGGGAGCAGCCAAATAGCAACAGAACGGAAAGTCTGCAACTGCTGCAGCCAGGAATTAGAAACTTCTTTTACTTACGTAGACGAGAATGTCAACTTGGAGCAGCGGAATCAGAGATCCCCTTCAGCAAAAGGAAGTAGTCATCCCGGAGACCTTGGCTGGGGAAATCCAAATGACTGGTCCCAAGAGGCCGCCATATCCCTGATATCTGAAGATGAAGATGACACAAGTTCGGAAGCTGTGTCTTCAGGGAAGTCTGTAGACTATGGTTTTATCAGTGCCATCTTGTTCTTGGTCACTGGCATCTTGCTGGTGATCATCTCTTACATTGTGCCACGGGAAGTGACTGTGGATCCCAACACGGTGGCAGCCCGGGAGATGGAGCGCTTAGAGAAGGAGAGTGCAAGGCTGGGGGCTCACCTGGACCGCTGTGTCATCGCTGGGCTCTGCCTCCTCACTCTGGGGGGCGTCGTTCTGTCCTGTCTGCTGATGATGTCTATGTGGAAGGGGGAGCTCTATCGTCGCAACAGGTTTGCTTCTTCCAAAGAGTCTGCCAAACTCTACGGTTCTTTCAACTTCAGGATGAAAACCAGCACTAATGAAAACACCCTGGAACTGTCCTTGGTGGAGGAGGATGCTCTCGCTGTACAGAATTAA